CTGACCGTGCCGAAAACGGTGTACTGCTGCGCGCCGAGGTGCTGCGCCAGGTTGGGCGAGTCCTTGTAGACGATGAAGAACTGGCTGCCGCCGCTGTTCGGCTGCTGGGTGCGGGCCATCGCGACGGTGCCGGCCGGGTAGGTCTCGTTCCCGGTCGCTTCGTCCGGGACCGTGTACCCCGGACCGCCGCTCCCGGAGCCGGTCGGGTCGCCGCACTGCAGGACGTAGATGCCGCTCGTGACCAGCCGGTGGCACGGCGTGTTGTCGTAGTAGTGCTGCTGCACGAGCGAGACGAAGCTGGCCACCGTGCAGGGTGCGGACGCGCGGTCGAGCGAGACGGCGAGGTTGCCCTGCGTGGTCTTGATGCGCACGCCTACGGTGCCCGTGCCCGGGACCGACGACTTCGGCAGGTCGACCTTCTTGGCTGCGGACCCGGCTCGGGTGAAGCTGCACGGCACGGAGCCCGCCGCCGCGCCGCCCTTGTTGTTG
This genomic stretch from Jatrophihabitans cynanchi harbors:
- a CDS encoding peptidylprolyl isomerase, whose amino-acid sequence is MPTNKQRQDAARRHLERQLQRRAEKDAARRRSTLIASVVGTLIVIAIVVVFVVSVTNDNNKGGAAAGSVPCSFTRAGSAAKKVDLPKSSVPGTGTVGVRIKTTQGNLAVSLDRASAPCTVASFVSLVQQHYYDNTPCHRLVTSGIYVLQCGDPTGSGSGGPGYTVPDEATGNETYPAGTVAMARTQQPNSGGSQFFIVYKDSPNLAQHLGAQQYTVFGTVSSGLDTVTKVAAGGTASGTDGAPKLATEITSMTLTK